AATCAATGCAAACATAATCAACTTAAACAAAAATATAAAAAATAATCAGAACTTAGATATTTCAGAGTTCGGAGAAATTTTTGCGGAAAACGAAAAAAAAGACTTGGGGAGCTTCAAGGTTTTCACATTTGCCATGGGTCTAGTAATCACTTTTTGTAATTTAGGACTTGGCGTTAACCTAATTTCGAATGGAATCCCAGACCTAAAAGACAATTTTTACATAAACAAGTTCCCAGACGAAATCATCGAAAAACTCGACGACATAAGTTTTTTTCTAAAATGCATACTGTTTTTTTCAATGTTTATTTTGGCTGGTGTTGTGTACTTAATAGTAAGTTAACACGGCTGATTGAACATTCGAATTGCACCTGTTATTTATTTGAAGAAGGATATCTCTAATGAAGAAAATATCAATAATTGCCATTGTCCTAGGATTCTTCTTTTTGTATTTCAGTCAAATAGCTCAGGCTAAAGGTCTTTCAAAATTCGATTTATCGTTAGGTGGGTATAAATTGGGGATGTCATTCGATGAGGCAACCGCAATTCGTCCGTTTTTTAGGCTTGAAAATTATAGACCACATCCAACTCAAAAAATGATTACTTCAGGTTACGTTGATATTTTTTATATTGAAGATATTGAGTACAGATTTAGAATTGAATTTGTTGATGAAAAAGTCGTAAAAATTCTCTGCAGGTTTTCCCCTTCTCATATAGAATCAGTTATGGAGAGCTTGATAGACGAGCTAGGTAAAGGTCAGGACAAAACAAAAATAATATCGAATATATCAGGTGGAGAGAAATTGATTTATAACACCCAATGGAACTTTCCAAACGCTAAAATAAACTTAATTGGTTTTGATATGAACACAGACTTTGCTACAGTCAGTTTAGTGTATTCAAATCTCAGGGAGAAGACTGAAAGAGAGGCTGTTTCTACAGAAAAAAATCAATCAATCAATTGAACCTGAATCCGTGAAAGGGGCTTAGGGGCAGGCTTCCACAACCCCCTGAAAATCTGGTCTCTTGCTGCCTTCTGACGACCTCGAAAGCTATCACAAACTAATCCGCGAAAAGCTCCTCAAAGAATTGTTCGGCTGATTTCGACGACGCTTGTTTCCAGAACCATCCGGCCAGTCGAGGATGAAACGACTCCCCTGAGCCGATTCCGGTCGGTCAGTCCTTGCCCTTCTCATCGTCCTCTGCGGACTCGATCTGTTTTACTATCCGATCAAAATCACTCTCAAACAGCCGGTCCTGCACAATGCGGTATTTTTCGAACTCGCTTTCGGCATGGACCTTGGCGATTTCGGCGCTGACCTTGCCGCTGTTTTGCAGGATGTCGCGTTCGGTGAATTCCAGGAAGGCATCGAGCCGCTTGGCCCAGTCCTCCATGGTCATGGGGATTTTGCGCTTGGCGCGATCCTCGGCCAGGTCAAGATAGGCGTTGACGATGCGCCCCAAGGCTTCCAACTCTTCCCTGGTCAGATAGTTCTTGGCCACCACTACATCGGTTTTCAGAATCTTGCCGTCCGGGGCCATCTCCCAGGTGGTCAGCCCCATGTTGATTCTGTCGCTGTCGGCCCGCTGGACGATCAGTTCGGCGGCGGTGTGGCCGTGAATGGCGAAGTGCAGCTTGTTCTGCACCTTGGCGAAAAATGTCTTGGTGGTCGGCGCGTCGCGGTTGTAGTCGACGCTGGTGGCGTAGATGTCGGTGATCTTCTGGTAAAAGCGCCGCTCGGAGAGGCGGATCTCGCGGATTTCTGCCAGAAGCCGTTCAAAATAATCCTCGCCCAGAAACGCGCCATTTTCCATGCGCTTCTTGTCCAGCACATAGCCCTTGATGGCGAACTCGCGCAGCACCTGGGTGGCCCATTGGCGAAACTGGGTAGCCCGCACTGAATTGACCCGGTAGCCCACGGAGATGAGGAAGGGTCTTAGGGTCAGGCTTCCAAGTTGACAAGTTGAAACGCCAAGGATAGATTTCTCCCCATGGCACGGAAACCACGCATCCATCTGCCGGGTGGACTTTATCACGTTATTTTCCGGGGCAACGGCGGGCAGGACGTATTTCTGGCCGCCGCGGACCGTTATCGTTTCTACCTTCTGCTTCAGGAGGGGACGCATCGGTTCGGCTATCGGGTTCACGCCTTCTGCCTCATGACCAACCATATCCACCTTGCCGTCCAAATAGGCGATATCCCCCTGTCTCGCGGCATGCAGAATCTCTCCTTCCGTTACACTCGCTGGATCAACCGTCGGGAAAACAGAACCGGCCATCTCTTTCAGGGTCGCTACAAAGCCGTACTGGTGGATGGGGACAGCTATCTTCTCGAATTGGTTCGCTATATCCACCTCAACCCGGTGCGGGCCGGGCTGGTCGCAAACCCCGAAGAATATCCCTGGAGCAGTCATTGCGCCTATCTTGGAAGGGAAACGCTCCCGTGGTTGACCACCGATTGGCTACTGGCACAGTTTGGGGAACAACTCGAAAAGGCGCGCGCCGCGTATACGACTTTCGTGTTTGATGGCTTGAACGAAGAACGCCGTCCCGAGTTTCACGGTGGCGGTGTCGATTCTCGCCTTCTCGGCGATGACGATTTTATGGACAAATGTCTGTCCGACTCAGGGGGAATGCCGCTCCGCCTGACGGCGCGACAAATTATCGACCAGGTATGCCGCGCCTATCGGCTCGACCCGTTGATTTTGCAGGCGAAATCACAGCAAAGAGATGCTTCGGAGGCTCGGGCGGCGGCGGGCTGGCTGGCCCGTGAATCGGGCTGCGTGACCCTTACCGAGATTGCCGGGCTGGTGAACCGGGATGTGGGAAGTATCAGCTCAGCCGTGCGCCGCTTGTCGGATCGCCTTGAGAATGAGCCGGATTTGGCCAAGAGGATGAAGGCTCTGAAAACGGTCATCGAAAAAACAACTTAGCAACTTGGAAGCCTGACCCTGCCTTCCCCTTGGCCGTCTCGGTTATCGCGTGACCCGTCAAACGGGCAGCCACATCCGACTTTCCACGTCCGAAAAGGGTGAACATCACATCACTATTCCCGCCCACAATCCCTTGAAAATCTAGACTCTCGCCGCCATTCTGACCGACCTCGAAAATCATCACAAACTAACCCGCGAAAAGCTCCTCAAAGAATTGTTCGGCTGATTTCGACGCCGGTTGTTTCCAGAACCAGCTGGTCAGGGAAGTGCCGTATTCCTATCGTCCGCACTCCAAGGACAAAAGAAGGTTTTAAAATTTCTTCATCAGGCATAGACTGCCCCTTGGTTTTACCGTTTTCCATTCCACAACGGATGAAGAGGAGGCTTTATGCGAAGACTGTCGATGATGCTTGTCTGTGCGCTGCTGGTGCTGGGCGTTGGCGTGGCGTCGGCCTGGGCGCGGCCTTATGTTTCCGGGAATGCCGGGGTGGTTCTGGTCGACGATGCCGAGTTGCGGGATAACTACGGCGACCGGGCCGAACTTTCCTTCGATGCCGGCGCGGGTTTTTCCGCCGCGATTGGCGGGTCGAACGAAAACGGTCTGCGCGGCGAGGTGGAATTTGCCTATCGTTACAATGAAATGGATGAATTCAATGCTTCCTGGGTGAGCAACTATCCGGTTGGCGGCGAGGTATCTGCCTTTTCGGTGATGGGCAACCTGATCGTCGACTTCTTCCCGAAGGAGATGATCTGCCCCTTCATCCTCGGCGGCATCGGCTTCGCCACCATCGATGCGGAGATCGATTATCTCGGCAGCGACAACGACAGCGTTTTTGCCTACCAGCTCGGCGGCGGCGTGGCCTTTTCGGTGGGGCCGTACACCAAACTCGATCTTCAGTACCGCTACTTCGGCACCGAAGATCCCGATTTCGCTGGTATCGAAGCCGAGTACGACACCCATAACATCTTTTTTGGTGTCCGTCAGAGTTTCTAGGGACCGCGCGACCTGACCACGCAAAAAAGGCCCGGCAACGGATGTTGTCGGGCCTTTTTGCGTACTGACAGGGTTTCAGTAATGGATGATACGGGGGAGCTGTTTGGCCTGGTCGATCCAGTTCTTGACCTGGTTGACCGAGGGGAGCTGGCGCACCCGGGGGCGTTTGTCGTTGGCGTCGATGAGCATGCGATGGAGGTTGTCCGGGGTGCGTTTGGCCAGTTCGGGAACGGTGTCGACCCCGGCCCCTTCGAGCAGGTCGGCGTATTCCTCGCCGATGCCGCGGATGCGGAAGAGGTCGGCGTTGTTGAGCCAGCGCAACAGCACCGGTTCGGCGATACCGCTGGCTTTGGCGAGTTCCTTGCGTTTTTCGGGGGTTCCTCCCCGGTCCAGTAAGGTCTGCACCGAATGGATGCCGATGGTCTTGAGTCGTGTGGCGAATTCCTCGCCGATCCCCTCGATCCCTTTCAAACGGGTCATACCTCATCTCCTTGCCGACATAATGTGATGATGACCAACATGGTTAGCGATTGTTCTAAACAATAGTTAATTATTCATGGAGTGCAAGGCCGGGCGCTAAATTTAGTCCGCGTTTTTGCCTTTCGTCTGCAATGGCGCCGGTTGGAGTTGACATCCCGGGAGGTATTTTTAATACTTGTTGACCACCTTCGGCACTTTCCGCATTCCTATACTTTTATCGGGGTTTTTTATGATTTCTCGCTGGGATAAGCCGTTTTCTTCGTCGTTTCGCCGGGGCTTCGCCGGTTCGAGCGCTCTTCCGTGGGAGCGACCGGCGTGGCCGGGGAGGGGATGAGACCATGCCGCGACTATTGCTGTTGGCCGGTCTTTGCCTGCTGCTGACGGTTGCGCCTGTTGCGGCGGAAGAGGAGGCCGTACTGCCGCCGCTGTCCCTGCGGGAGGCGCTCTTTCGCGGCCTGGAGGAAAACTTCGACCTGCTGGCCGAGCGGGTCAATCTGCCCATCGGGCGCGAGGATGTGACCGTCGAAGAGGCCCGTTTCGATCCGCTGGCCGATGCTGTCCTCTCGATGGAAGGCGAAAGAACGCCGACCGCCTCCGGTTCCTATGTCGGTCCCTATGCCCGCCGCCGCGAGCTTCTGGTCGGGGTTGGCCTGGGCAAGGTCTTCGAAACCGGCCTCGCCGCCCGTCTGGCGCTGGAGAGTTCCCGCCTTCAGAGCAACGCCGACGCCGCTCGGCTCGATCCCGAATATCGCAGTTACCTTGTTCTCGACCTGCGCCAACCGCTGTTGCGCGATGCCGGCGCCGAAGTCACGACCACCGAGCTGCGGCTGGCCGATCAGCAACTCGAACAGGCCCGTTTCGACTATCTCGACCAGGCCCAGCGGTTGGCCGAGGAAATCGAGTTGGCCTATTTCGAATTGGCTCGCGCCCACGAGATCCTGCGGCTGCGCATCGAATCGCGGGAGCTGGCGCGGGAACTGCTCCTGGGCAACAACGCCAAGTTCGAGGCGGGGATCGTGCCGATCACCGAAGTGCAGGAGGCGGAGACGGCGGTCGCCGCCCGCGATGAGCAGGTCGTTTCCGCCCGTCAGCAGATGGAGACGGCCGCCCATCGGCTCAAGGATTTGCTCGAAATCACCTACAACGATCCCCGCGCCTCCGGACCGCTTTTGACCGAGCCCCTCCCCGGAACCGATCAGGTTCGCCCCGATCTGGAAGCGGCGCTCGCCCTTGCCCTGGACAGCCGTCCCGATCTCGAACGGCAACGGCTGGAAATCGCCAGTCGCGATATCCGCCTGGCCTACCAGCGGAACCAGCGCCTCCCCCGCCTCGATCTCGAAGCCAGCTTGGGTGTCAATGGTCTCTCTGGTGAGGCCGACGGCTCCGGGGCCCTCGCCGCCCGGCGCTACGAAGGGGATTACTGGCGTTCCCTCGATGAAACGGGGCAGGGGGATGGCTACGAGTGGTATGCCGGGCTGCGCCTGGAGTATCCGCTCGGCAATCGTGCCGCCGATGCCCGCTACCGGCGGGCCGGACACGAAAAGCGCCAGGCCTTGTACCGCCTGAAAGGGCTGGAAACGACCGTCGAGACCGAGGTGCGCAACACTCTCACCGCCGTCGAGCGCGGTCTGGAGCGGGTGCGGGTGGCGGAACGCTTTCAGGGGTTGGCCGACGTGACCTTGAGCCAGGAGATGGAACGCCTCGGCGAGGGGCTGAGCGATACCTTCCGGGTGCTCGACTTCCAGGACGACATCATCGAGGCGCGACTGCGCAAGGTCAACGCCCTGGTCGACTTCAACCAGGGGCTGGCCGGTCTCTACCGGGCCATGGGCGCCAACCTGGAACGTCACGGCATCCTCCCCCTTTCGGAAGACAAGGAACTTGCTCATGGTCAAGATTGATCGTTTTTTGCCGGCGCTGACGGCCCTTGCCCTGATGCTCTCCCTGGGTGGTTGCGGCGAACCGCCGCAGGAGGCGACCCGGAAGGAAACGCCGCCGACGTCGGTACTGCTGGGCGAGGCAACGGTCCGCCGGGTCGAGGTGACTCTGGAGCAGGTCGGAACCCTGACTGCCGGCCAGGAGGTTACCTTGCGCAGCGAGGCGGAAGGACAGGTGCTGGAGATCGCCTTTCAGGAAGGGCGTCCGGTGCGTCGGGGGCAGCTGCTGGTCCGCCTCGATGGGGCCAAAATCCGCGCCGGTATCGCCGGCTACGAGGCGCAGATCGTCGAATTCAACGCGCGCCTGGAGAATCTCCTCCGCACCCTGGAGCGCAACCGGCCGCTGTTGCAGAAAGGGCTCATTTCCCGCTTGCAGTTCGACAACCTCGAAACCGAGATCGCCGAGGTACGGGCGCGGATCGAACAGGCCCGCGCCAATCTCGTTCGCGAACAGGTGCGCCTCGCCGATACGGAGATCCGCGCCCCCTTCGACGGAACGGCCGGGGTGCGCACCCTGTCGCCGGGGGATTACCTCAAGATCGGCGATCCGGTGGTGCAGGTCGTCGATCTCGATCCCCTGGAAATTTCCTTTCGTGTCGCGGAACGCTTCAAACCGAAATTCTCCCTTGGCCAGCGGGTCGATCTTCAGGTTTCGCCCTATCCGCAACAGACCTTCAGTGCCGAGGTCTCCTTCATCGCCCCCGGGGTCGATGAGGCGACCCGCACCTTCCAGGTCAAAGCCCGGGTGGAGAATGCCGACCATCGGCTCAGCCCCGGCCTCTTCGCTCGGGCCGTCGTGGTCACCGACATCTTTCCCGAGGCGGTGACCGTTCCTTGGGAAAGCGTCATTCAGACCGAGCAGGAGACCTATATCTACATCGTCGAGGGGGATATCGCCCGCAAGGTGCCGGTGCGCCTCGGCCAGGTCACCCCCCAATGGGCGCAACTGCTCGACAGCGATCTGGCGCCGGGGACGCCGGTGATTCTCGAAGGCAAGTTCGCCAGCCGCGACGGCGCCAAGGTGGCGCCGAAGGCGTTGGGCCCTGCCGCCGAGGGGAGAAAATAGCCGATGTTTCTCCCCGATCTCTCCATCCGGCGGCCGGTGACCGCCACCATGCTGGTGCTGGGGCTGGTCATTTTCGGCCTGATCGGTCTTTCGCGTCTTGGGGTCTCGCTTTATCCCGAGATCGACGACCCGGTGGTGACCGTCACCACCGTCTGGCAGAACGCCCGGCCGGAAGAGGTGGATAACGAGATTACCGACACCCTCGAAGACGCGGTAAGCGGGGTCAGCGGCATCAAGCACATCACTTCGGAGAGCCAGGAAGGGCGCTCACGGATCACCATCACCTTCGAGTTGGGCAAGGATATCGACGTCGCCGCCCAGGAGGTGCGGGACAAGGTTTCGGCACGGCTGCGGCGCCTGCCCGACGATGCCGACATCCCGGTGGTGGATAAACTCGACATCAACGCCCAACCGATCATGTGGTTGGCGGTTACCGGCCAGCGCGCCATCGAGGATCTGACCTATTTCGCCGATGTGCGCATTCGGCCGATGCTGCAGAAGATCGAGGGGGTCGGCGAGGTCAGTGTCGGCGCCGGCCGCGAGAAGCAGATCCACATCCGCCTCATGCGCGAACGGCTGGCCGCCTACCGTATCGGCGTGGATGAAGTGATCGACGCCATCCGTCGCCAGCATCTTGAGATTCCCGGCGGTAAGATCGATTCCCTGGACAAGGAGTTCCTCATCCGCACGGTGGGGGAATTCGACAGCGCCGAGGCCTTCAACGAGCTGATCGTCACCCATCGTGACGGCGCGCCGATCCGCCTCGGACTGCTCGGCACCGCCGA
This genomic stretch from Desulfuromonas acetexigens harbors:
- a CDS encoding transposase, with amino-acid sequence MARKPRIHLPGGLYHVIFRGNGGQDVFLAAADRYRFYLLLQEGTHRFGYRVHAFCLMTNHIHLAVQIGDIPLSRGMQNLSFRYTRWINRRENRTGHLFQGRYKAVLVDGDSYLLELVRYIHLNPVRAGLVANPEEYPWSSHCAYLGRETLPWLTTDWLLAQFGEQLEKARAAYTTFVFDGLNEERRPEFHGGGVDSRLLGDDDFMDKCLSDSGGMPLRLTARQIIDQVCRAYRLDPLILQAKSQQRDASEARAAAGWLARESGCVTLTEIAGLVNRDVGSISSAVRRLSDRLENEPDLAKRMKALKTVIEKTT
- a CDS encoding outer membrane protein gives rise to the protein MRRLSMMLVCALLVLGVGVASAWARPYVSGNAGVVLVDDAELRDNYGDRAELSFDAGAGFSAAIGGSNENGLRGEVEFAYRYNEMDEFNASWVSNYPVGGEVSAFSVMGNLIVDFFPKEMICPFILGGIGFATIDAEIDYLGSDNDSVFAYQLGGGVAFSVGPYTKLDLQYRYFGTEDPDFAGIEAEYDTHNIFFGVRQSF
- a CDS encoding DUF4332 domain-containing protein, with the protein product MTRLKGIEGIGEEFATRLKTIGIHSVQTLLDRGGTPEKRKELAKASGIAEPVLLRWLNNADLFRIRGIGEEYADLLEGAGVDTVPELAKRTPDNLHRMLIDANDKRPRVRQLPSVNQVKNWIDQAKQLPRIIHY
- a CDS encoding TolC family protein gives rise to the protein MPRLLLLAGLCLLLTVAPVAAEEEAVLPPLSLREALFRGLEENFDLLAERVNLPIGREDVTVEEARFDPLADAVLSMEGERTPTASGSYVGPYARRRELLVGVGLGKVFETGLAARLALESSRLQSNADAARLDPEYRSYLVLDLRQPLLRDAGAEVTTTELRLADQQLEQARFDYLDQAQRLAEEIELAYFELARAHEILRLRIESRELARELLLGNNAKFEAGIVPITEVQEAETAVAARDEQVVSARQQMETAAHRLKDLLEITYNDPRASGPLLTEPLPGTDQVRPDLEAALALALDSRPDLERQRLEIASRDIRLAYQRNQRLPRLDLEASLGVNGLSGEADGSGALAARRYEGDYWRSLDETGQGDGYEWYAGLRLEYPLGNRAADARYRRAGHEKRQALYRLKGLETTVETEVRNTLTAVERGLERVRVAERFQGLADVTLSQEMERLGEGLSDTFRVLDFQDDIIEARLRKVNALVDFNQGLAGLYRAMGANLERHGILPLSEDKELAHGQD
- a CDS encoding efflux RND transporter periplasmic adaptor subunit encodes the protein MVKIDRFLPALTALALMLSLGGCGEPPQEATRKETPPTSVLLGEATVRRVEVTLEQVGTLTAGQEVTLRSEAEGQVLEIAFQEGRPVRRGQLLVRLDGAKIRAGIAGYEAQIVEFNARLENLLRTLERNRPLLQKGLISRLQFDNLETEIAEVRARIEQARANLVREQVRLADTEIRAPFDGTAGVRTLSPGDYLKIGDPVVQVVDLDPLEISFRVAERFKPKFSLGQRVDLQVSPYPQQTFSAEVSFIAPGVDEATRTFQVKARVENADHRLSPGLFARAVVVTDIFPEAVTVPWESVIQTEQETYIYIVEGDIARKVPVRLGQVTPQWAQLLDSDLAPGTPVILEGKFASRDGAKVAPKALGPAAEGRK